The Flavobacteriales bacterium genome includes a region encoding these proteins:
- a CDS encoding S8 family serine peptidase → MKKTIVFTILIALGFLAQAQDKVWVFFKDKDTANFNPYTFFDSKAIERRMLNGINLYDYTDVPVNEAYISQIIEITQNNRAVSRWFNAVCCLATPEQQKELLKLPFVSSVRIVSSEIQKYFAGMEQTDDEGNFTPTDDEIDFLKAQIKRMNGETFSNNKIDGSGVRVAIFDVGFKSYKTNPAFEHIRAENRIIATYDFAKNKENVDCGGTHGCFVMSCVGGKINGQIMGLATGAQYLLARTETRTEFYAEEENWLEAAEWADKNGADIINSSLGYTIHRYFVEDMDGTHSLVAKAANMAASKGIIVVNSAGNEGSNDWKRIGTPADADSVLSIGGINPKTGIHTSFSSFGPTWDKRMKPNVTAYGHVIGSGPKGISETQGTSFSGPLVAGFVACAKQIRMGYKSMDLFHEIEKSADLYPYFDYAHGYGVPQAKYFIIPFPQEPSPSFEIVVKSKTIEIMLTDTTSIDEETLKWEGRYVKCPDYLFYHIQNDKGYLDKYFVIDPFGSLFSDKYLSVEDEDLTQTLSPLKIKKTDYARPFTLRVFYRGYFKEIVIK, encoded by the coding sequence ATGAAAAAAACAATTGTATTTACCATCCTGATAGCATTAGGGTTTTTGGCTCAGGCACAGGATAAAGTTTGGGTTTTTTTTAAAGATAAAGATACCGCCAATTTTAATCCATACACTTTTTTTGATTCAAAAGCCATTGAGCGAAGAATGTTGAATGGGATAAACCTGTATGACTACACTGATGTGCCTGTTAATGAGGCTTATATTTCTCAGATTATTGAAATAACGCAAAACAACCGAGCGGTGAGCCGATGGTTTAATGCCGTTTGCTGTTTAGCCACTCCAGAGCAACAAAAAGAGCTATTGAAGTTACCTTTTGTTAGCAGCGTTCGCATTGTTTCATCCGAGATACAGAAATACTTTGCTGGCATGGAGCAAACTGATGATGAAGGCAATTTTACTCCAACCGATGATGAAATAGACTTTTTGAAAGCCCAAATTAAACGGATGAATGGCGAAACGTTTAGCAATAACAAAATTGATGGAAGCGGGGTTCGGGTGGCCATTTTTGATGTTGGATTCAAATCATACAAAACCAATCCGGCTTTTGAACACATCAGAGCTGAAAATAGGATAATTGCCACCTACGATTTTGCCAAAAACAAAGAAAATGTTGATTGTGGCGGCACACACGGATGTTTTGTAATGAGTTGTGTTGGTGGTAAAATTAACGGTCAAATTATGGGTTTAGCCACCGGTGCCCAATATTTGCTTGCCCGCACAGAAACTCGCACCGAGTTTTATGCCGAAGAAGAGAACTGGCTCGAAGCTGCCGAGTGGGCCGACAAAAATGGGGCAGACATAATTAACAGTTCGCTGGGATATACGATTCACCGATATTTTGTGGAAGATATGGATGGTACACATAGTTTGGTGGCAAAAGCCGCCAACATGGCTGCCAGCAAAGGAATTATTGTGGTAAATTCTGCCGGAAACGAGGGTAGCAACGATTGGAAAAGAATCGGAACACCAGCTGATGCAGACAGTGTTTTGAGCATAGGGGGTATTAACCCCAAAACGGGTATTCATACCAGTTTTAGCTCTTTTGGACCCACCTGGGATAAACGAATGAAACCAAACGTGACAGCCTATGGCCACGTAATCGGCAGTGGGCCAAAAGGAATTTCTGAAACGCAGGGAACCAGTTTTAGTGGGCCGTTGGTGGCGGGTTTTGTGGCGTGTGCCAAACAAATAAGAATGGGTTATAAGTCGATGGATTTATTTCATGAAATTGAAAAATCAGCCGATTTGTATCCCTATTTTGACTACGCCCACGGTTATGGCGTGCCACAGGCCAAATATTTCATCATCCCTTTTCCGCAAGAACCCTCTCCAAGTTTTGAAATTGTCGTTAAAAGTAAAACGATAGAAATAATGCTCACTGACACCACATCCATTGACGAAGAAACCCTAAAATGGGAAGGTCGTTATGTAAAATGTCCGGATTATTTGTTTTATCATATCCAAAACGATAAAGGATATCTGGATAAATATTTTGTAATCGACCCCTTTGGTAGCCTGTTTTCGGATAAATATTTGAGCGTAGAGGATGAAGACCTTACCCAAACCCTTAGCCCATTAAAAATTAAAAAAACGGATTATGCCCGACCGTTTACACTTCGGGTTTTTTATAGAGGATATTTTAAAGAAATAGTGATAAAATAA
- a CDS encoding TIGR00266 family protein, translated as MNAHEVDFEIFGEEMQFVEVELDPQEAVVAEPGSFMYMPNGITMETIFGDGSKQHDSFFDKILNAGKRVLTGEKLFMTVFTNADTQKKRVAFASPYPGKIIPLDLEELGGKIICQKDAFLCAAKGVSVGIEFQKKLGTGFFGGEGFIMQKLEGDGLAFVHAGGNIVKRELRVGEVLKIDTGCIVAFTQNIEYDIQFVGGIKNTLFGGEGVFYAVLTGPGSVWIQSLPFSRLAGRVITAGSGLPGTRKGEGSILGHFGDLFDGDR; from the coding sequence ATGAACGCACACGAAGTTGATTTTGAAATTTTTGGTGAAGAAATGCAATTTGTGGAGGTAGAGTTGGACCCACAAGAAGCAGTGGTGGCCGAACCCGGGAGTTTTATGTATATGCCCAATGGCATAACCATGGAGACCATTTTTGGTGATGGTTCTAAACAACATGACTCTTTTTTCGATAAAATTTTGAATGCAGGAAAAAGAGTTTTGACTGGCGAAAAATTGTTTATGACCGTTTTTACTAATGCCGATACCCAAAAAAAGAGGGTGGCATTTGCCAGCCCGTATCCAGGCAAAATTATTCCATTAGATCTTGAAGAATTGGGGGGTAAAATAATTTGCCAAAAGGATGCTTTCTTATGTGCCGCCAAAGGTGTTTCGGTTGGTATTGAATTTCAGAAAAAACTTGGCACCGGTTTTTTTGGTGGAGAGGGCTTTATTATGCAAAAATTAGAGGGCGATGGTTTGGCCTTTGTACACGCCGGAGGCAATATTGTAAAAAGAGAGCTTAGAGTAGGGGAGGTGTTGAAAATTGATACCGGATGCATAGTAGCTTTTACTCAGAATATTGAATATGACATACAATTTGTGGGTGGAATTAAGAACACGCTTTTTGGCGGAGAGGGCGTTTTTTATGCAGTCCTTACAGGGCCTGGAAGTGTTTGGATTCAAAGTTTACCCTTTAGCCGATTGGCCGGAAGAGTAATTACTGCCGGAAGTGGGCTGCCCGGAACAAGAAAAGGGGAGGGAAGTATTCTCGGTCATTTTGGCGATTTATTTGACGGAGACAGGTAA